One genomic segment of Amycolatopsis sp. Hca4 includes these proteins:
- a CDS encoding alpha/beta hydrolase has protein sequence MADTPIVLLHGFYHGSWAWTEVIAELAARGRAANAVDMAAHGLLAKAPLAANRRPFDPAAYATEPSPVAGIGLDTAADLLIAQLSRAGRGNPVSVVTHSMGGAVLTRAAEREPGLLAHLVYLAAYMPATGTPCLAYPSLPEGSSNRFMTLLIGDPAATGALRIDPRSPDPAVQDAIRDAFYGDVDPSTAAAATALLSCDAPLAMVTDSTELTEHGWGSLPRTYVVCTEDRTIPAPLQRLFISQADAAFPANPTTIIELTASHSAFLSVPGRVAELLADLP, from the coding sequence ATGGCGGATACGCCGATCGTCCTGCTGCACGGCTTCTACCACGGCTCGTGGGCGTGGACGGAAGTCATCGCCGAGCTCGCCGCCCGCGGCCGCGCGGCGAACGCGGTCGACATGGCCGCGCACGGGTTGCTGGCGAAGGCCCCGCTCGCGGCGAACCGCCGCCCGTTCGACCCCGCGGCCTACGCCACCGAGCCGTCGCCGGTCGCCGGCATCGGGCTCGACACCGCCGCCGACCTGCTGATCGCCCAGCTGTCGCGAGCCGGCCGTGGCAACCCCGTTTCGGTGGTCACCCACAGCATGGGCGGGGCGGTGCTGACGAGGGCAGCCGAGCGGGAACCGGGCCTCCTCGCCCACCTGGTGTACCTCGCCGCCTACATGCCAGCCACCGGCACGCCCTGCCTGGCCTACCCGTCGCTGCCCGAAGGCAGCAGCAACCGGTTCATGACGCTGCTGATCGGGGACCCGGCCGCCACCGGCGCGCTGCGGATCGACCCCCGCAGCCCCGACCCCGCGGTCCAGGACGCCATTCGCGACGCCTTCTACGGCGACGTCGACCCCTCGACCGCCGCGGCCGCGACCGCACTGCTGAGTTGCGACGCCCCACTGGCGATGGTCACCGACAGCACGGAACTCACCGAGCACGGCTGGGGATCGCTGCCGCGCACCTACGTGGTGTGCACCGAAGACCGCACCATCCCGGCACCGCTGCAGCGGCTGTTCATCAGCCAGGCCGACGCGGCCTTCCCCGCGAACCCCACGACGATCATCGAGCTCACCGCGTCGCATTCGGCGTTCCTGTCCGTCCCCGGCCGCGTCGCCGAACTCCTCGCCGACCTCCCCTGA